The Brassica napus cultivar Da-Ae chromosome C7, Da-Ae, whole genome shotgun sequence genome has a segment encoding these proteins:
- the LOC106394854 gene encoding probable RNA-binding protein ARP1, with the protein MSSNTSYYRSPFGDTTFTKVFVGGLAWETPTEEMRRYFEQFGEILEAVIITDKVTGKSKGYGFVTFREPESATRAVADPNPVIDGRKANCNIASFGQPRPSTPRGRGQGGSPSRYQGGGQSGYSGMPGSLQQAATAQLMYPSYGYTYNSEYGYHQALYNTQLQQAQAQYYQQQMYGGGETSPSSSNIMPSPYYYLQAPSPRPYSHQHYAHHINHQQQQQQRLTSASSYLIHPSNFGVPTTFSNAPSSQEPISSSTESQAPHQVSGGGELDVTDATESTTTDNRE; encoded by the exons ATGTCTTCTAATACGAGCTACTACCGATCGCCCTTCGGAGACACGACCTTCACAAAAGTGTTCGTCGGAGGCTTAGCATGGGAAACTCCGACCGAGGAAATGCGTCGTTACTTTGAGCAGTTCGGTGAGATTCTCGAAGCAGTCATCATCACCGATAAGGTCACCGGCAAATCTAAAGGCTATGGTTTC GTCACGTTTCGAGAGCCAGAGTCAGCGACGAGGGCAGTAGCCGATCCAAATCCTGTGATCGATGGAAGAAAGGCAAATTGTAATATTGCGTCTTTTGGACAGCCCCGACCATCGACGCCTCGAG GGAGAGGACAAGGAGGAAGCCCTAGTCGGTATCAAGGAGGAGGACAATCAGGCTATTCCGGAATGCCTGGTTCGCTGCAACAAGCTGCGACTGCCCAGCTCATGTATCCGTCCTACGG gtACACCTACAATTCTGAATATGGGTACCACCAA GCATTATACAACACACAACTCCAACAAGCACAAGCACAATACTACCAACAGCAAATGTACGGCGGAGGAGAAACATCACCATCATCTTCCAACATCATGCCTTCTCCTTACTATTACCTCCAAGCTCCAAGCCCTAGACCATATTCTCATCAGCATTATGCTCATCATATTAACCATCAGCAGCAACAGCAACAACGCTTAACTTCTGCTTCTTCTTACCTAATCCACCCATCCAATTTCGGGGTTCCTACTACTTTCTCTAATGCCCCTTCTTCCCAAGAGCCAATATCTTCTTCGACCG AATCACAAGCACCACATCAAGTGTCTGGAGGAGGAGAACTCGATGTAACGGATGCAACTGAAAGTACAACAACGGACAACAGAGAGTAG
- the LOC106391699 gene encoding LOW QUALITY PROTEIN: methyl-CpG-binding domain-containing protein 8 (The sequence of the model RefSeq protein was modified relative to this genomic sequence to represent the inferred CDS: inserted 1 base in 1 codon) — protein sequence MDDGNLGNNNHNLIGGSGDRLSAESLPLIDTRVLSQSELRALSHCSSLSPSSSSSLASAGGDDDLTPKIDRSVFNESAGSRKQTFLRLRLARHPPPPRPPSPQRQRDDSSREEVASLLRSLFSVDSAQTKAEGDEREDEKXEGQPLISFPIHSNSIVYRNPYFDSVQGISGDETRKRPGLPRKILNPSDLGISMELNPGKRKRGRPPKNRDGFNQPVLEDFKIEDKEESVNLENREGTMVDLAALSCVAEDPYGEELRRMTMGLVTMEELLGFLEEMSGEWVNAGKKKKVVKACDYGGYFPRGWKLMLCIKKKGSSLWLACQSYISPEGHEFATCKEVSTYLQAPLESQSKKQLNSLQSDNKTLEQPVMATNESLVGNTDSMDFPVTNQNLTSKRTRSEEVSDEARSAENGNTTGPVKTRVVEKDEKGIHAANFVNGDNKEDDMKKRDDEMENWAALLNSEAQFGRSS from the exons ATGGACGACGGAAACCTAGGGAACAACAACCATAACCTCATCGGTGGCTCCGGAGATCGTTTATCCGCCGAATCCTTACCGTTAATCGACACGCGAGTCTTATCCCAATCAGAACTTCGCGCTCTCTCTCACTGCTCCTCTCTCTCCCCGTCTTCTTCGTCATCTCTCGCCTCCGCCGGTGGAGACGACGATTTAACGCCGAAAATCGATCGCTCCGTCTTCAATGAGTCCGCCGGTAGTCGGAAACAGACATTTCTCCGCCTCCGCCTCGCGCGCCACCCTCCACCACCGAGACCTCCTTCTCCGCAACGCCAGAGAGACGATTCATCCCGCGAAGAAGTCGCATCGCTTCTCAGATCTCTGTTCTCCGTCGATTCGGCTCAGACGAAAGCGGAAGGAGACGAACGAGAGGATGAAA TCGAAGGTCAGCCACTGATCTCGTTTCCGATCCATAGTAACAGCATTGTGTATCGGAATCCTTATTTTGATTCGGTTCAGGGAATCTCCGGTGATGAAACTAGAAAGAGGCCAGGGCTGCCGAGAAAGATTCTGAACCCTAGCGATTTAGGAATCTCCATGGAGTTAAATCCAGGGAAGAGAAAGAGAGGTCGTCCTCCAAAGAATAGAGATGGTTTCAATCAGCCAGTATTGGAGGACTTCAAGAtcgaggataaggaagagagTGTGAACTTGGAGAACAGAGAAGGTACAATGGTGGACCTGGCTGCATTGTCTTGTGTTGCAGAAGATCCATATGGAGAGGAGCTGAGGAGGATGACTATGGGGTTGGTGACCATGGAAGAGTTGTTAGGTTTCTTGGAAGAGATGAGTGGTGAATGGGTGAATgctggaaagaagaagaaagttgtGAAAGCTTGTGACTATGGAGGATACTTTCCCAGAGGATGGAAACTTATGCTCTGCATCAAAAAGAAAGGTAGCAGTCTATGGCTGGCTTGTCAGAGTTACATCAG TCCTGAAGGACATGAGTTTGCAACCTGCAAGGAAGTCTCCACATATCTGCAAGCTCCTCTTGAATCCCAAAGCAAGAAGCAGCTCAATTCATTGCAATCTGACAACAAGACTCTAGAACAACCAGTGATGGCTACTAATGAATCTTTAGTAGGCAACACTGATTCCATGGACTTTCCTGTAACGAACCAGAACCTTACGAGTAAAAGAACCAGGAGCGAGGAGGTGTCTGATGAAGCGAGAAGCGCCGAAAACGGCAATACAACAGGTCCAGTGAAAACCAGAGTGGTGGAGAAAGATGAAAAAGGGATCCATGCAGCAAATTTTGtgaatggagacaacaaagaagACGATATGAAGAAAAGAGACGATGAAATGGAGAATTGGGCGGCTCTATTGAACTCAGAAGCTCAATTTGGCCGTTCATCTTAA
- the LOC125589975 gene encoding UDP-glycosyltransferase 85A3-like: MADSVPSLITILSLALEEIEMGSHVVCNVQKPHVVCIPYPAQGHINPMLKVAKLLHAKGFHVSFVNTIYNHKRLLRSRGPNALGGLPSFQFEVIPDGLPETEVDATQDIPSLSESTMKNCLTPFKELLRQINARDDVPPLSCIVSDGAMSFTLDAAEEHGLPEVLFWTPSASGVMAYLHFYMFIEKGLFPFKDESCLTKEHLDTSIDWIPSMNNLKLKDIPTFVRTTNPNDIMVNFVVRETDRSKRASAIILNTFDDLDHDIIQAMQSILPPVYSIGPLHLLVNREIEEGSETERLGSNLWREETECLDWLDTKAQNSVVYVNFGSITVMTAKQLVEFAWGLAASRKEFLWVIRPDLVAGEKAVIPTQFLTETEGRRMLLSWCPQEKVLSHPAVGGFLTHNGWNSTLESISAGVPMVCWPFFAEQQTNAKFCCDEWGVGMEVGEDVKREEVEAVVRELMDGEKGKNLREKAEEWRRLAEKATEHPCGSSVVNFKTVVDKFFLGEN, from the exons ATGGCAGACTCCGTGCCTAGCTTAATCACAATCTTGTCTTTGGCATTAGAAGAGATAGAAATGGGATCTCATGTCGTTTGTAACGTGCAAAAACCACACGTAGTTTGCATCCCTTACCCAGCTCAAGGCCACATCAACCCGATGCTGAAAGTGGCTAAACTCCTCCACGCAAAAGGCTTTCATGTCAGCTTTGTCAACACCATCTACAACCACAAACGCCTACTCCGTTCCCGTGGTCCCAACGCCCTCGGCGGACTTCCTTCGTTTCAGTTCGAGGTCATACCTGACGGTCTACCGGAGACTGAGGTGGATGCCACGCAGGACATCCCTTCCCTTTCTGAGTCCACCATGAAGAACTGTCTAACTCCTTTCAAGGAACTTCTTCGGCAGATCAACGCCAGAGATGATGTTCCTCCGCTCAGTTGTATTGTATCGGACGGCGCGATGAGCTTTACACTTGATGCTGCCGAGGAGCACGGTCTCCCGGAGGTTCTTTTCTGGACCCCGAGTGCATCTGGCGTCATGGCTTATTTACACTTTTATATGTTCATCGAGAAAGGTTTATTTCCTTTTAAAG ATGAGAGTTGTTTGACGAAAGAACACTTGGACACATCTATAGATTGGATACCATCGATGAATAATCTGAAACTAAAAGACATCCCTACCTTTGTTCGTACCACTAACCCCAACGACATAATGGTCAACTTCGTTGTCCGCGAGACAGACCGATCCAAACGCGCCTCTGCCATCATTCTCAACACGTTCGATGACCTTGATCATGACATCATCCAAGCTATGCAGTCCATTTTACCACCGGTTTATTCAATAGGACCGCTTCACCTCTTAGTGAACCgggagattgaagaaggcagtGAGACTGAAAGGCTAGGATCGAATCTTTGGAGAGAAGAGACGGAGTGTTTGGATTGGCTCGATACTAAGGCACAAAACAGCGTCGTTTACGTTAACTTTGGGAGCATAACGGTAATGACGGCGAAGCAGCTCGTGGAGTTCGCTTGGGGGTTGGCAGCATCAAGAAAAGAGTTTTTATGGGTGATCCGACCAGACTTAGTAGCTGGAGAGAAGGCGGTGATTCCTACACAGTTTTTAACAGAGACAGAAGGTCGAAGGATGTTGTTGAGTTGGTGTCCTCAGGAGAAAGTCCTGTCTCATCCGGCGGTAGGAGGATTTTTAACACATAACGGATGGAACTCGACGTTAGAGAGTATATCTGCTGGAGTTCCGATGGTGTGTTGGCCGTTTTTTGCGGAGCAGCAAACGAACGCGAAGTTCTGTTGCGACGAGTGGGGAGTGGGGATGGAGGTAGGCGAGGATGTGAAAAGAGAGGAGGTTGAGGCGGTGGTGAGAGAGCTGATGGATGGCGAAAAGGGGAAGAACTTACGAGAGAAGGCGGAGGAGTGGCGGCGTTTGGCGGAGAAAGCGACAGAGCATCCGTGTGGTTCGTCGGTCGTGAATTTTAAGACGGTTgttgataagttttttttaggGGAAAACTAG
- the LOC106391697 gene encoding 14-3-3-like protein GF14 epsilon — protein sequence MKYCSEQTERYDEMVEAMKKVAQMDVELTVEERNLVSVGYKNVIGARRASWRILSSIEQKEESKGNEENVKRIQNYRKRVEEELAKVCNDILSVIDKHLIPSSTAVESTVFFYKMKGDYYRYLAEFSSGAERKEAADQSLEAYKAAVAAAETGLAPTHPVRLGLALNFSVFYYEILNSPESACQLAKQAFDDAIAELDSLNEESYKDSTLIMQLLRDNLTLWTSDLPEEGEEKSKGDEPKEEN from the exons ATGAAATATTGTTCTGAGCAAACCGAACGTTACGATG AAATGGTTGAGGCGATGAAGAAAGTTGCTCAGATGGATGTGGAGCTCACCGTAGAGGAGAGAAACCTTGTATCTGTGGGTTACAAGAACGTCATCGGCGCGAGGAGAGCTTCGTGGAGGATACTGTCCTCCATCGAGCAGAAGGAAGAGTCCAAGGGGAACGAGGAGAATGTCAAGAGGATTCAGAATTACCGAAAGAGGGTTGAAGAGGAGCTTGCCAAAGTTTGCAATGACATCTTGTCTGTCATTGACAAGCATCTCATTCCTTCCTCTACCGCCGTGGAGTCCACTGTCTTTTTCTACAAAAT GAAAGGAGATTACTATCGCTATCTGGCAGAGTTCAGCTCTGGTGCTGAGCGCAAGGAAGCTGCAGATCAGTCTCTTGAAGCCTACAAG GCTGCTGTTGCTGCTGCAGAGACTGGTTTGGCACCCACACATCCAGTTAGACTTGGTTTGGCATTGAACTTTTCGGTTTTCTACTATGAGATCTTGAACTCTCCTGAAAG TGCATGCCAATTGGCTAAGCAAGCATTCGATGATGCAATCGCTGAACTCGACAGCCTCAACGAGGAGTCTTACAAGGACAGCACTCTTATCATGCAGTTACTCAGAGACAACCTCACCTTGTGGACTTCTGACCTCCCCGAGGAAGGAG AAGAGAAATCCAAAGGTGATGAGCCTAAAGAAGAG AACTGA
- the LOC106391696 gene encoding probable protein phosphatase 2C 9, which produces MGKFCCFTSDSEVMGGQSSSRSGKGRSDEGLIKFGFSLVKGKANHPMEDYHVANFINIQDHELGLFAIYDGHMGDTVPAYLQKHLFSNILKEGEFWEDPRRSILKAYEKTDQAILSNSSDLGRGGSTAVTAILINGRKLWIANVGDSRAVLYRGGKTMQMSTDHEPRAERSSIEDRGGFVSNLPGDVPRVNGQLAVSRAFGDKGLKTHLSSEPDIKHANVDSQTDILVLASDGIWKVMTNEEAMEIAKRVKDPQKAAKELTAEALRRESKDDISCVVVRFR; this is translated from the exons atgggaAAATTTTGTTGCTTCACTTCCGATTCCGAG GTTATGGGAGGACAATCATCATCTAGATCAGGTAAAGGAAGAAGTGATGAAGGGTTGATCAAGTTTGGCTTTAGTCTAGTCAAAGGGAAAGCTAACCATCCCATGGAGGATTATCATGTAGCTAACTTCATCAACATACAAGACCATGAACTAGGTCTATTTGCAATTTATGATGGTCACATGGGTGATACTGTCCCTGCCTACTTGCAGAAGCACCTCTTCTCCAACATCCTTAAGGAG GGAGAGTTTTGGGAAGATCCTCGAAGGTCTATATTAAAAGCTTACGAGAAGACAGACCAAGCCATTCTTTCGAATAGCTCTGACCTCGGTCGTGGCGGGTCTACGGCTGTTACTGCTATATTGATAAACGGGAGGAAGTTGTGGATAGCTAATGTTGGTGATTCACGAGCTGTTCTTTATCGAGGAGGTAAAACAATGCAGATGAGCACAGATCATGAGCCTCGTGCTGAAAGGTCGAGCATTGAAGATAGAGGTGGATTTGTATCCAATCTACCAG gtgATGTTCCTAGGGTGAATGGTCAGTTAGCTGTGTCTCGTGCCTTTGGAGACAAGGGACTTAAGACACATCTGAGTTCAGAACCTGACATTAAACATGCTAATGTTGATAGCCAGACAGATATTCTTGTCCTGGCAAGCGATGGCATTTGGAAG GTGATGACAAATGAGGAGGCAATGGAGATAGCTAAAAGGGTGAAAGATCCACAGAAGGCGGCTAAGGAGCTAACAGCTGAAGCATTGAGAAGAGAGAGTAAAGACGACATATCTTGTGTCGTAGTCCGGTTCAGATGA